A region of the Cumulibacter manganitolerans genome:
TCCGCCGGGGCCGCGGCTACCCTGGAGGAGTGCGCCTCACCCTGCCCGCCCCGACCGCCCAGAACGCCCGCCGGCTGACGCTGGCGAACCTGCTCGCGAACATCGCGCTCGTGCTGACCGGGGGCCTGGTCAGGCTCACCGGGTCCGGTCTCGGCTGCGCGGAATGGCCCACGTGCAACGACGGCAACATCGTGCCGACGCCCGAGGCGCCGATCCACACCTACATCGAGTTCGTCAATCGCACCCTGACCTTCGCGTTGATCGTGGTCGCGCTGACCACCTGGCTGGTGCTGCGCCGGCTGAGCCCGCGGCGCCCCGACCTGACCCGGCTGGCGTTCCTGATCGGCATGGGCATCCCGGCCCAGGGCGTGGTCGGCGGCATCACCGTTCTCACCGGCCTGAACCCGTACACGGTCATGGTGCACATGATGATCACGATGGTGCTCATCTACTGGGCGGCGGTCAGCTACCACCGCGCCCGGCACCTCGATCGGGTGGTCGTGGACTACCGCGGGCGCGCCGCGCACTGGCTGGCGCGCGCGCTGCTCATCGCCACCTACCTGACCCTCGCGCTCGGCACGTTCGCGACCGGCGCCGGGCCGCACGCCGGTGATCCGGACGCCGGGCGCACCGGCTTCGATCCCGCGCTGGTCTCCCAGCTGCACGCGGACGCGGTCTTCCTGCTCGTCGGGCTGTCGGTGGGCGTCACGATCTACGCCCGCATCGTCGGCCGGCGAGGGCTGATCGTCGCGACCACCCTGCTGATGGCCGTCGAGCTCGGGCAGGCCGTGGTCGGCTACACGCAGTACTTCACCGGGCTGCCGCTCGCGCTCGTCGCCGCGCACCTGGTGCTCGCCGCCCTCGTGATGGCCACCTCGACCGTGGTCGCGGAAGAGCTGCGCTACGTCCCGGCGCTGCGCGCCGACCGGCCGGTGGGCACGCGGCCCGCGGCTCAGCGGCGGGGCAGCGGGACGACGCTCGAGCACGACGCGCCGGTCGCCGGCTGACCCGGCCGCGCCGGCGCCTGCCGGAGCCGGCGGGCCGCGTCGGCGATGTGTCCGTCGAGGGGGTACCACACCTCGCGCGCGGCCCGGGCGGTATAGCGGCGCTCGATCGAGCCGGCGCGCTGAGCGAGCTCCCCTGCCGCCCGCTCGGCCTCGTAGTCGCTCCAGATGGTCGTCATCCGCGCCTGCGCGATCGTGAGCTCGGTCGCGACGTCGTCCAGCACCTCGGAGTTGTGCCGGGACACCGCGCCGAGCACGTCGAACGCGTCCATGACGTCCTGCAGAGCGGCGCCGGCCGCCGTTGCGGTCTGCGCCGACGGGCCGTCCTCGAGCAGGTCGTCGTAGCGGCTGACCAGCTCGTCGAGCAGGTCCGCCACCAGCTCCCACTGCTCACCGACCTGCGCCGTACGCGCCGGCCGGGCGGCCGCCAGCGCGTCGCGCTGCGCGCCGATCTGCGGGGGCCGCGGCGGGCCGCCGCGACCGGGCTGCACCGACCCGCTGCTCAGAGGGCTCACGTCGGACACCTCGGTTCCGTGCGTCGCCGATACGGTTCCTCGCGAGCGTAGGTCCAGCGAGCAGCCCGGTGCGCTGCGCGACGGCGAAGTTCACCGGGAGGCCGCGCAGAGTTCGCCGGCGGCGCTACTTCCCGGCGGGCCGGCCGTGGCCCATCAGGCCCCACTCGAACGCCGTGGTGCGCACCGCGCCGACGGCCTCGCGCTCCCAATCCCCCTCGGACACCGTGAAGCCGGCGGTCGCGCACGCGTCGATCGCCGCCTGCTGGGAGCGCAGGACCTGGTCGCCGTAGCGGCCGTCCTGGGCCACCACGACGATCCGCGTGCGGTTGGCCGAGACGTGCTCGAGGTAGACGTGCGCCGGTCCCCCGTGGCGAGCGGCGAACGCGGACAGCCGCTTCGCGGCGGTCGCCGCCTCCTCGGAGTGGTCGCTCTCGGGTGCGGCAGTGGCCTGGACGTCGTCGGCAGGGTCGGTCATGCGATCAGGATAGACCGGCGCTGCCCCGCCGACGGTGACCCCCGGGCGGTGGCGGCCCGAGACGTTCCAGGGCGGCGAGCAGGTCGGCGACCGCGGCCTGCACCCCCCGCGCCGCGGACGCGTGGACGGCACGCAGCCGCGCGGACCCCGCGCACGGCGGAAGCGGCAGCGTGCCGGCGACCAGCCCGGCCAGCGCCTCGAGCAGGCCGTCGGCCGTGCCGCCGCGCGGGCCTCGTCCCTCGGTCACGCCCCGCCCCCGTCCCTGGTCGCGCTGATGGCGACGATGCTGCCGGGGCCGGTGGTGCGGACGGTTAATGCCGCGTGTCGCGCAGATGACCGGCGCCGCAAGACTGGCGGCCGGCGCGGACCGGCGAGACGTCAGAGGACGGCGTCGACGGCGATGAGCACGAACACCAAGGTCAGGTACGTGTTCGACATGTGGAAGACGCGCATCGGCCGGATCGGGGCGCCGCGCAGGGTGCGCACGTGCAGGAGCACCGTCTCGAGCAGGAACCAGCTGCCGAGGACCAGCACGGTGACCCCGTAGAGCGGCCCCAGGGCCACCGGCCACAGCCACACCGAGCACCCGACCATCGCGATCGCGTGCCCCAGCATCTGCGCGGTGACGGTGGCCGGGCGGGCGACCACGGGCAGCATCGGTACCCCGGCCGCCGCATAGTCGTCGCGGTACTTGATGGCCAGCGCCCAGAAGTGCGGCGGCGTCCAGAAGAAGATGATCAGGAACATGATCACCGGGGCCAGGGCCAGCGACCCGGTGACCGCGGCCCAGCCGATCAGCACCGGCATGCAGCCCGCCGCACCGCCCCACACGATGTTCTGCGCAGTACGCCGCTTGAGCACCATCGTGTACAGAACGACGTACAGCAGGATCGCCAGCAGGTTCAGCACGGTCGCCAGCGGCGTGGTGAAGTACCAGAACACCGCGGTCGACACGGCACCCAGCACGATGCCGAAGACGAGAGCGTTGCGCGGCTCGACCACGTGCCGCACCAGCGGCCGGCGCCGCGTGCGGTGCATCACCGAGTCGATGTCGCGGTCGACGTAGCAGTTCAGCGAGTTCGCCGATCCCGCGGAGAGCATGCCGCCGACGAGGGTCTGGACGATCAGCCACACCGAGCCGACGCCGCCGGCGGCCAGCAGCATGGCGGGCACCGTCGTGATCAGCAGCTGCTCGATGATGCGCGGCTTGGTGAGCGCGACGTAGGCCTTGACGACGTCGAGCGCGCCGGCCTGCGAGGGCCGCTCCGAGGCGCGGTGCAGGGTCCCTGAGCTCATCGGCCGCACCTCGACGGCGCAGC
Encoded here:
- a CDS encoding COX15/CtaA family protein; translation: MRLTLPAPTAQNARRLTLANLLANIALVLTGGLVRLTGSGLGCAEWPTCNDGNIVPTPEAPIHTYIEFVNRTLTFALIVVALTTWLVLRRLSPRRPDLTRLAFLIGMGIPAQGVVGGITVLTGLNPYTVMVHMMITMVLIYWAAVSYHRARHLDRVVVDYRGRAAHWLARALLIATYLTLALGTFATGAGPHAGDPDAGRTGFDPALVSQLHADAVFLLVGLSVGVTIYARIVGRRGLIVATTLLMAVELGQAVVGYTQYFTGLPLALVAAHLVLAALVMATSTVVAEELRYVPALRADRPVGTRPAAQRRGSGTTLEHDAPVAG
- a CDS encoding heme o synthase, coding for MSSGTLHRASERPSQAGALDVVKAYVALTKPRIIEQLLITTVPAMLLAAGGVGSVWLIVQTLVGGMLSAGSANSLNCYVDRDIDSVMHRTRRRPLVRHVVEPRNALVFGIVLGAVSTAVFWYFTTPLATVLNLLAILLYVVLYTMVLKRRTAQNIVWGGAAGCMPVLIGWAAVTGSLALAPVIMFLIIFFWTPPHFWALAIKYRDDYAAAGVPMLPVVARPATVTAQMLGHAIAMVGCSVWLWPVALGPLYGVTVLVLGSWFLLETVLLHVRTLRGAPIRPMRVFHMSNTYLTLVFVLIAVDAVL